The Brassica oleracea var. oleracea cultivar TO1000 chromosome C7, BOL, whole genome shotgun sequence sequence TAGGAGACTGTGAACTGCATTGTTAATGGTTCGAATCATCCTTTCCGAGCGTCCAACCTAAAACCAATTGCAATGGAGGGTACCATTGCAATGAGCTGGGGTGTGATAAAGTTCTGTCCATAAAGAGTGCGCCAATCTCTTACGAGAAATCAACCACCCTTCCCATCCCGACCACCCTCTCAAACTGATCATCCCGACCATCCCCTTACAAGATTCACAACCATCTACTGTTTCTGTGGAATAAAGCATGTCACGACAAGGAAGATCTGCAAAGTATGTCAGACATATGTAAACCAGACAGCCTCACCTCATTATAAATGTCAACCGTGCGGATTTGTCATCCATGTTGATTGTGTATGTTTTTCTCCGGAAGCTTACCATACTTCCCATCGTCAACACCCAGTCAACTCACTTAAATGTCAAGTCCCTGATTATGCTGACAAGAAGTGTCTTCTTTGCGCTAAAATTTTTGATAAACAACATCATCAACTTCACCACTGTGATGTTTGTAACTTGAGCATATGCAGAGCATGTATGAAAGACCCACCACCGGTTCATGTTGAATGTCTGAAGACCCATGAGCATCAACTTCATCTTGTTCCAAGACGCATCAATTTCACTTGCAATGCTTGTGGTACGCAAGGTGGCCAGAGCCCTTATTTCTGTCTTCTATGCAATTACATGATTCATCGAGAGTGTATTGACTTACCGTGTGTCATAAACATAAACCGTCATGATCACCACATCTCTTACACGCCTCGCCTTGGACATGGAGAGTGGAAATGCAAAGTTTGTCATGAAAAAATAGATGGGTTCTATGGAGCTTATACTGTTGGAATTGTGAAAGCTCATGTCCAACTCTTTATTATCCGATTAGTACGATATTTTCCAATTTGGGCCTAAAGGTCTCGTACTAATTAGAGTTGGACATCTCTTTATATATCAGACACTTTTTGTCTAATTCTTCAACATGAGACTTAGTTTGTTATGTCACATATACTTGCGCCAAATGTCATGTTTTTTGCTGTTTATTCATGATGTGCAACAAGAAGAGATGTAGGGGACATGGTCGAACAGGAAGGGACACCTGAAAAAGGGATCATTGCACCATTCGAGGTGATTGATGATAGCACGATAAAAAATTTCAGCCATGATGACAACTTGCAAAATCAATAAAGATGGGATGACTCTACCTGAAAGCACATATTGTGTAGCATGTGTCTTACATATTTTTTCAGAATTGTTCTATAGTTGCAATCAATGTGATTTTGTTATTCACGAAAACTGTGCTAACCTTCCAAGGAAAAAAACGTCATATGCGCGACAACAAGCCATTCACACTAAGCGTAGATTCTCACCACAAATTTGCTTGGTGTAAACTTTGTCATCAACACTTTACCTGTTTCAGGTACGAATCTGCGCCTTATATGACTTTAGATATAAGATGTGCTTCGTCTTCAGATAAACGTGTGTATGGAAGTCATCCAAATCCTTTATACTACTACTCTAATTATAGCCATAGTAAGCCTTGTAGTCGATGTGGAGAGCGCTATGGTTTATTTGGATGTGACGAGTGTGACTATATATTGGAAGGCAAGTGTGCCCTTTACCTGAAAAGGTAATGAAAAATAAATACGATGATCATCCTCTCTTCTAGTCATATGGAGACATGAATGTGGATGGAAAATATTGGTGTGAGGCATGTGAGACAAAATTGGATGCAAAGAGAGGTTTCTACGCATTGTTTGTACCGAAAATGGTGTGTTTGACGGATTCATACAATGAATAATTTAAGAAATAGATTTCTTAGATTCTTGAGACTTAAGAGAAATCAACATAGAAATCAAATGGGAAATGAACATCAAAAAGAGTTTATTGATCAAAGATTGTATTACAAGTATGATTACAAGTGTAAAGTAAATCTAATAATCCATAAACTCTTTATAGGAAGTGTTCTAGGTCTAAAATGGAGAAGAAAAGATCCTTGATAAAGAGAGGTGTATCTCTATTTATACATGGAAGAAGCTAGAGCTTCATAGTCAAATGGGCTTAATTTATTGTCTAACGGGCCTTGAGGGAGGATGTAAATCCACCTCCAACAGTAAGCCCCACAAGTTCGTAGAGAGATGAAGTCGATCTCTATGAATTTTACGAATATGGTTTATTAGACAATTAACTAGACACATTCATGCCTATGACGATTTAGGCGAGTTTACTTTGAACTTGTGTCTAGTAAAAGGCGAGTTTTCTTTAAACTCGTGCTTAGCGAAAGACGAGTTCATTGGTCTCACGCTGAGATAAAGGCGAGTTTACTGAGAACTTGTGCCTAGTAGAAGGAGAGTTTCTGTAAACTTATGCCTAGTCAAAGACGAGTTTTTATAAACTCGTGTCTAACAATAAGCGAGTCGACTGCAAACTCGTGCCTAATATCAAGCAAGTTCAATTTAAACTCGTGCCTAAAATACAAGTTGACCAAACTATTGCCGACCTGAAGTCTCGTGTTGAGATCGTGTATGCCGAGCAAGTTGTTGGCTTGTATGCTCGTCAGGCTGTGATGACGTTGAGAGACGTTCTGGCGTGTTCCGCTTGTACCGCTCCCGTCAAGCTCGTAGCTGAGGGACGTCCTTTGAAGCATGAGGACATGATGGTGGCAGCCGCTTGTCTTTGGCTCAACGATTGCTGGCTCACAAAAAGCATGATCGTGATTAGATCAATGTAAACCAAAAGACATAACCAACTTTGGCATTATCAATAAGCAAGCTGTAGAACTCATTATTACTTAATGCTTGTGAGTTGTGCATGATGATATGATAATTGTTAATAATTAATATCATAAAGCTACCAACATCAAAGCAACAACATAAGATGAGTGAACAACTTAGAGGTGTTTAATAATTTAAACCAAAGCCATAATGTCTACTGTAACACTAATTTAAAAGTGAGTAAAGCATGTGATGGTTTAATAAAAGAACTTATCTTTGGCGTGAAGAAACAAGCGTCCAAGGTTGCTAAGCTTTGATTTACACAGAAGCTTGCTTGATGAAGAAGCTGGTAGTAACCACTATAGATACAGATGAACTGTGCGTTACGAATTGATCCTCTCACAACGTTGCCGCGATCGTAGCATGCTCTGCCGAGATCGTCGGTTTGCTTCTCGTATTTGATGGCACTACGCGCAGACATGAAGACAGCGTGCTCTGACAGCGAAGAAGCAAACTCATTGCACGAGATCAAAGCGTGTGAAGCTTCTGAGAATCATTAAGCTGTTGACGATATCGAATCTTTTAACTTTTAGTTGGAGATCAGTGAGCGTTGAAGGAGCAAGTTGTTTGATCGAAACGTCTTGTCTCTATCGCGCCAAGATCCTCGAGAACTCTTGTATAACGGCGACGGAGATCAAACTCCGAGATGAGCCGAGATCGTGCTCTTGCCGAAGCTGCTGCTGATGCGGAATAAACGACGAGATGAAAAGAAGCTTGGCGACTCGACCCACCGAAGACATGTCCACCTATGGTATAAACAAGAGCATTGTGACATCGCCGAGGTGCGATGCTCTCCGCTAAGACCTGTCTGGTGCTGACGTGACCACGCTTCTTAACGTTCTTCTTCAAGTCGTGGAGCTTTTGTGATGCAGAGGCAAGAGATTGAAGAGAATATGCAGAGAACTCATCAAGCTTGAACTGAATATGCCAAGATCTGATCATTGTCGTGGAGTTCATGATCGTACATGTTGAAGACGCTCTGTTTTTTGGAATTTTAACAGAGCCGACAAAAGGTGCCGAGAACGTGATCTGTCTTGAACTCGGAGCGAGAACTTATGAGATGAAGCTCCAAGACGTCATGGTCGCCGAGATGGGATCGAGTCATATGACCAGGTTCGTGAAGCTCCAGGCTTTGCTTTGCAAGCTTGAAAGAAGCGACAAGTTTGACCAACTAAGCTGAGAGGCTTTCCAAGAAAGTTTCGAGACGTCGTCATCTCTCTTCTCGCTCCGAGACGTCGATCATGGTTCAGACACACCTGAACCGTTGATTTGTCCTCCTGGCGGAGATATCCTCGACAGCGCCAGCTACACGTGCCGCAGCAGATGACGATTTGGGGTGGGCTCGGATCTTCGTCGTAATCGTGATCGGAGACTCTCCGCGTCGAGGGTAGGTCGTCATTGCTTCACCTCGTCGATTTGGGAGTCTGATTCGTGGAGTAGGTTTTGGAGATCGTCGGAACGAGACTCAGTCATCGCGAGATCGCCATCGCCGCTCCGAGCCATCTCCGTGAGCTGAAGGACCAGACCGCGAGCTCAGAGTCTTGGGCTCATTGGTGGGCTTTTGGTGACATTAACCGCTGGGCTTCATGAATTGCTTCCTCTTTATCCAGCCATTCTCAGCCCACCAAGTGTTCGATCAAAATCCCACAAGAAGAAAGCAAAGCTTTCATGAGAAGGCCATCGTGGGTTGCTGCGATCTTGATGAGTGAAGGTAACGAGATGGCAAGTTGATGAGAATCTTGGGCTCTTTGGTCAATCTTTGATTATATCAAAAGCCAAGCTTTCATGAGAAAGCTTTATTTTTTTAGCTTGAGTCACGTTAGATCTAGGATTCTCCCAAGTTTGATATGCTTTGAAGATAGTTCTCCTTAGCCTCCTCCTTCTAGCGCCAGCTGTTTGTACCGAAAACGGTGTGTTTGTCGGATTCATACAATGAAGAATTTAAGAAATAGATTTCTTAAATTCTTGAGGCTTAAGAGAAATCAACATAGAAATCAAATTGGAAATGAACATCAAAAAGAGTTTATTGATCAAAGATTGTATTACAAGTAGAGCTGTAAACTGGGCTAGCCCACGTCCATTAGCCCATATCTATTTGTCCATTTATTGTTTGTGGACAGAGAGTGACCATGTCCATTAGGGACCAAACCCACTAACATCCATATTTACATGGGCTGCCATGAAGCCCATATAAGAAAAGTTTAAATTTTGCGGTTTTGGCATAAAATGTCAATTTTGCGGTTTTGGCATAAAATGTCAATTTTGCGGTTGTGGCGGGGAAAATCGATTTTTCGGTTTTAGCAAGAAAACCAGATTTTCCGATTTTGGCGTAAAACCTCGATTTTGCGGTTTTAACAGAAAAACTCGATTTTGCGGTTTTGGCGGAAAATTTTGATTTTGCGGTTTTGGCGGAAAAATTTGATTTTGCGGTTTTGGCGGGAAAACTCGATTTTGCGGTTTTTTGTGGGAAAAATCGATTTTGCGGTTTTGGCGGAAAAATTCGACTTTTGGTTTTGGCGGGAAAACTGAATTTTACGGTTTTGGCAATAAACCTCGATTTTGCGGTTTTGGCGGGAATACTTGATTTTATGGTTTTGACAAAAACTTAATATTAAGATTTTAGCGGAAAAAATCGATTTTACGATTTTGGCGGGAAAACTCGGATAGAAACCTTAGCTTTTTGTGACCATTGGACCGCTCATGTCCACATAGTCCAAATCCACTAATGCCCATTACCCATTGGTCTTGTGATTCTTGTCCGTTTATAATCCGCATGGACAAATGAGTGTCACCAAATTAGACTCATTTATATTTGGACATGGTCAACCAATGGTCAGCCCACCCATTTGACAATTATAATTACAAGTATAATTACAAGTGTAAATTAAATATAATAATCCATAAACTCTTTTTTTTTCACGATAATCCATAAACTCTTTATAGGAAGTGTTTTAGGTCTAAAATGGAGAAGAGAAAATCCTTGATAAAAAGAGGTGTATCTCTATTTATACAAAGAAGAAGCTAGGGCTTCATAGTCAAATGGACTTAATTTATTGTCTAACGGACCTTGAGAAAGGATGTAAATCCACCCTCAAACACATCGTTTTGCACATTTCATGCATTTTTGGAGACTTCTCATATCTCATATCAGGTTCATCAGCTAGTTGCGTCGCTGTGAGAGTCAGAGAAGTCACTCATATCGAGCTATGCTCAGTAAAAACAAGATCAAGGGAGGATTGCACTGTGGTATCCAACACCTCTATTTGTAGACCACTTTGCTCGGTGTGTAATTCTCGCTACAAGCTCCCTTCCATTCTTAAGGTTTGCAAAGGTGGAGTTGATAAATATGTTTGTTCTTTAAAATGTTGTAGAGAACTCTTTAAAGAATGATCATATGCATGTTTCCCAAGGCTGAAGTTGCTGCACCCTTTTGTTTATAAAATTGTCGTTACAAATTAAGAGAATGATTTTAGGGTTTAGGCATGTGTTAACACTTTGTTGTTCAAATGAATGTTATAAAGTGACCATCTGTATTTCTCCTGAGCTCTATCTTCGGAGAGTCTTGGTCTTAAGCTAAAGCCAAATAAAACCTAAGGTTCCCACGAAAAGTTAAAAGTAAGATTCATTTTTTCCTCATTCATATTCTTTAATTGCATTATATTTGTTGTATACTCTATAGTCAACTAACTAGAAGAAAAAACACTTTATGTAAGAGATGGTAGTTTTATAGGTTGGTATCATTACAATACGTTGAAGATTGTTTCTAAATTTCCTACCTCGTTACCCAAAATGAACCCCAAAACATTATAGAGAAGAATGAACCAAAGTTACAAGTCTGTGTAGTAGTTCGTGTAAGATTTTTACAGTTTCCTCTTCAGCTTTCTTCTGATCTCACAGAAACATCTATACATCCGGAACAACAATCGACGGTTCCTTTCCCTAGCTTGAGATCAAATGTGGCTTTGATGTTCTCATGTCAACTACGGAAACACCATCAAGAATCGTGAAGAGAACCTTGGATCATTTGTGATATAAGCTTTGCACTCTCTGAACGATACAGACCTCCTTTGAAACCAATCTGATGATACAGATGAAAGAAAAGACAGTCTAAAAGTTGAGTTTGTGCCAAAGGTGTGTAGAGAAACAGGAGGACATAGATGTTTTAGATATACCTCAGTTGAGCTATCGGGAGAGAACCACCGTAAGAGCACTCCTAAATGTACAACGGCCGGTATCAACTTGAATAGAAATGGTGTCGTTACCTGCAACATATTCACTTTAACTGTTAAACACTATTGATTTTTCTTTTATGTACATGGTCACTTTAAGTGAATATGGTGTGGTGTGGACCATACTAGGCTAAGAGCAGTTGTTCCAAGAAGCAGGAGGTACAGTTTGCTCTGCGAATAAAAACAAAACCCTTCACTGTTATCACTCCACCATAAGCAAATTATGAGTAAGCTATAGTGGTACCACATTTTCTGGAAGATATAAGCTTAGTTGCATCTAAGAAACTAAAGAGGCATTTGATTGCTTACCTCAATTAGGTGAAGATTAGATGCTCGACTTAGCAGAACAAAAGCAAATTCCCCAATCTGCGCAAGCGACATTCCAACCTATTGACAAGAAATCTGTAAGGCCTCTCACTACGAGAAGGTTCTGGAGCAATGTGAAAGCAAAAAGAAGGGTTCACTTCTTACAAGTACTGCAGTTTTGTTATTGTATCCAAAGACTTTAACAACGATTGCAACTACCACGGTCTTTATCACTATCACCAGTAACACGGCTGCTACCAGAATATCAACATGGTTCCACAAGAAGTGCATATGTATCAACATTCCAATACTAGCAAGGAACAGCGCTGCAAAAAAGTTTCGGATGGGTTCCACCTGAAAGGGAGGCACAGGAACGGTAAGAACGGCTCTATATGGTCGAATAAATTTGTGCATAAAAGGGAAATGTGTTTCATAGAGTCACCAATAAATATATAAGCAACAAAAGACACTTTTTAACATGAGAGTGTCCAAAGAAAATGGAAAAAGATCCTCAAGTTCAAGGAGTGAAAGTTGACTTCTTACTTGTTCAAGAGTATGCTGAGCGAGATCAGTTGTTGAAATCATCACTCCTGCCGCAAAGGAACCCAACTCAAGACTTAGACCGAGCTTGTCACTACACTGAAGAAGCCAAAACAATACTGACTTTATGAGTTTGAAAATCTGAGATAACACATGTGCAAACAGCCAATAGATAAGAAGAACAAAGGGATCAGACTGACCCAAGCGACAAGCAAACAAAATGCTACAGCGGCCAACTGGTAGAGCTCGTTAGTCTGTCAGAGATTGACGAACGCTTATGTTGATAAACATTTTAAGACCAAATATGGAAGCAGGTAAAAAAAGGTGTGTATACCTGAGAAGAAAGGCTTGTCATAAGTTTTAGAAACCAAGGTACCCAGGTACGTGACAATACAAACAAAGCAGCCAAAAACGCAATCAAAATAGCCAACCTGGAAAGAAATTACCACACGGCCAAAAGAAATGAAGTGTCAAGAACTTGGTTTCATTAGACCACATCATAACAAGTGAAAAAAGAAGCAGGATACTGTCAAATATTTTCACAGAACTTCCAGGTAAATCGAATGCATACGATTTAGCCATGGACAACATTCCTTGTAGGACACCAGATGTGCCACCAAGAACCGGAAGGAGAGCAAAAAGCAAACCCACAGCACAATCCTAGATATTCATGAAACCATATATTAAAATCTAATGAAAGCAACTGTTACATACAACATATTAACTGATGAAATCCAGTTGCATACAAAAGGGTAAGCGGAAACAGTAGCCTGTAAAAATCATGATACTATGCTATTGTTTGGAGAGTGACTAAGTAGATACCTGAAGGATAAGTGTTCCAACGGTTATCTGGCCGTGTAGAGCACTTATGCTATTTCTTTCCATTAAAAATTTCAAGACCTGATACAAGAATCATGGAAAGGTAATAATAACATATTAGGGTCAAGCCTAAACATAAATTCAAGGACACCTACCCGTTACAACAAAAGAAAATATCAACAAATACAGTGAGAGTAAGCACGAGTAAATTATAACAGTTTAGAATACACAAGTGATATTAGAATATACCACCGCTGTTGATGACATCGAAAGAAAAGCACCAACGAATATTCCTTCTGTTAGTTTACCGCCGCATAACTGCAATACAATGAAGAAGCAGCCAAGTCAACCCCAATGAATTCTTTTTTATGATTCCTAAACTCATCCTTACTCAATTGCTATTACTATTTAGAAACTAGAACATACCGAGGCTGTTATCCCACTTAAGCACA is a genomic window containing:
- the LOC106302329 gene encoding uncharacterized protein LOC106302329 codes for the protein MRITKKNARLGAMGEFIFGAAVLVWVAKGTEDTVRQSLTRNQPPFPSRPPSQTDHPDHPLTRFTTIYCFCGIKHVTTRKICKVCQTYVNQTASPHYKCQPCGFVIHVDCVCFSPEAYHTSHRQHPVNSLKCQVPDYADKKCLLCAKIFDKQHHQLHHCDVCNLSICRACMKDPPPVHVECLKTHEHQLHLVPRRINFTCNACGTQGGQSPYFCLLCNYMIHRECIDLPCVININRHDHHISYTPRLGHGEWKCKVCHEKIDGFYGAYTVGIVKAHVQLFIIRLVRYFPIWA
- the LOC106301344 gene encoding K(+) efflux antiporter 4 isoform X1, producing the protein MRRCKIGEFISVETMRFLAFLLICSFPLAFSAESDIGTDSVATREINGTAAESNATNAKPKEDSFADMIDRALEKEFPENDQNDVPDPGSFNNSVADQQAVLETVARVKPKKNETKTKEEKSFFNLDNENGVEDTPRLIDRKDNVFIMSNPKSKYPVLQLDLRLISDLVVVIVSATCGGIAFACAGQPVITGYLLAGSVIGPGGLSFVSEMVQVETVAQFGVIFLLFALGLEFSAAKLRVVRAVAIPGGLLQIFLFMCLSGITASLCGGKLTEGIFVGAFLSMSSTAVVLKFLMERNSISALHGQITVGTLILQDCAVGLLFALLPVLGGTSGVLQGMLSMAKSLAILIAFLAALFVLSRTWVPWFLKLMTSLSSQTNELYQLAAVAFCLLVAWCSDKLGLSLELGSFAAGVMISTTDLAQHTLEQVEPIRNFFAALFLASIGMLIHMHFLWNHVDILVAAVLLVIVIKTVVVAIVVKVFGYNNKTAVLVGMSLAQIGEFAFVLLSRASNLHLIESKLYLLLLGTTALSLVTTPFLFKLIPAVVHLGVLLRWFSPDSSTEIGFKGGLYRSESAKLISQMIQGSLHDS
- the LOC106301344 gene encoding K(+) efflux antiporter 4 isoform X2; protein product: MRRCKIGEFISVETMRFLAFLLICSFPLAFSAESDIGTDSVATREINGTAAESNATNAKPKEDSFADMIDRALEKEFPENDQNDVPDPGSFNNSVADQQAVLETVARVKPKKNETKTKEEKSFFNLDNENGVEDTPRLIDRKDNVFIMSNPKSKYPVLQLDLRLISDLVVVIVSATCGGIAFACAGQPVITGYLLAGSVIGPGGLSFVSEMVQVETVAQFGVIFLLFALGLEFSAAKLRVVRAVAIPGGLLQIFLFMCLSGITASLCGGKLTEGIFVGAFLSMSSTAVVLKFLMERNSISALHGQITVGTLILQDCAVGLLFALLPVLGGTSGVLQGMLSMAKSLAILIAFLAALFVLSRTWVPWFLKLMTSLSSQTNELYQLAAVAFCLLVAWCSDKLGLSLELGSFAAGVMISTTDLAQHTLEQVEPIRNFFAALFLASIGMLIHMHFLWNHVDILVAAVLLVIVIKTVVVAIVVKVFGYNNKTAVLVGMSLAQIGEFAFVLLSRASNLHLIESKLYLLLLGTTALSLLK